AGCAGCAGGTTGACGATCTCCCGGACGGTGTCGACCCCGTGCTCGTGCTGGGTGACGCCCAGGCACCAGCTGATGATGGAGCGGTCGGCCTCGCGGTAGACCCGGGCCGCCCGGAGGATGTCCCTGCGGCTCAGCCCGGACTGCCGCTCGATCTCCTCCCAGGAGTCCGCCTCGCAGACGGCGCGGTACTTCTCGAAGCCGGTGGTGTGGCGCTCGATGAACTGCAGGTCCAGCGCCTTGGGATCGGCCGGGGCCTGCTCCAGCAGCGCCTTCGCCATCCCGCGGAGCAGCGCCATGTCGCCGCCGATCCGCACCTGGAGGTTGAGGGTGCTGGTCCGCGTCGCCTTGAACAGGGCCATGTCGACCAACTCGTGCGGCACGATGGTGCGGGTGGCGGCCGCCTCCACCAGCGGGTTGACGTGCACGATCTGCGCGCCCCGGCGGTAGGCCTCGGCCAGCGCGGTGAGCATCCTGGGGGCGTTGGAGGCGGCGTTGACGCCCATGATGAACAGCGCGTCGGTGGCCTCCCAGTCCTTCAGGTCGGCCGTCCCCTTTCCGGTGCCGATCGAGGCCGTGAGCGCGCGTCCGCTGGCCTCGTGGCACATGTTGGAGCAGTCCGGCAGGTTGTTGGTGCCCAGCTCACGGGCCATCAGTTGGTAGAGGAAGGTGGCCTCGTTCCCGAGCCGGCCGGAGGTGTAGTAGGCGGCCTGGTTCGGGTCGTCCAGTTCCCGCAGCGTCCGGCCGACCAGGGCGAAGGCGTCCGGCCAGCTGATCGGGACGTAGTGGTCGGTCGCGGCGTCGTAGACCATCGGCTCGGTGAGCCGGCCCTGGTCCTCCAGCGCGAAGTCGCTCCACTCCATCAGCTCGGTCACCGTGTGCGCGGCGAAGAACGCGCGGTCGACCCGCTTGCGGGTCATCTCCCAGGTGACGTGCTTGATGCCGTTCTCGCAGATGTCCAGGTGCAGGCCCTTGAGGTCGTCCGGCCAGGCGCACCCGGGACAGTCGAAGCCGCCGTTCTCGTGGTTCATCCGGAGGATCGCCCGCGGACCGTCCAGCAGTTCGCGCTCGCCCACCAGGACCTTGGTCACGCTCGCGGCCGCGCCCCAGCCGGCGGCCGGGTGGTGGTACGGGCTGAACTGCGGAGGCTGCTCCGGGGCGGCCCCGATGCCGGGCTCGACCGGGTCCTGCTGGGCGTCATCGGAGGCGTTCACCACGGGCACCTTCCGCCGTTCGGGCATGGGCCGACACTCGGTCTCCGCACTCAGGCTATGCCGGTTGATCTACCACCGCCCAGCGTCGGCGGCCCGCCGAAGCTCGTCGCCGCGATCTGGTTCGACAAGCGGGTGCTGCTCGGCATCCCGGCCGGCACCGGTCTCACCCCGGAGGCGTTCCGCCCCGGCGACGCGGTTGCCGGTCAGTGACCTGCGGCGGAGAGGCTGCTGGTGTAGTGGTGTCGGGTGGGGCTGGTCCAGTGGACGTCGTGGGTGGCGGGGTCGTGGCGGACGCGCCAGCGGGCGCGGTGCTTGAGCAGATGGTGCCGCCGACAGAGAGCGATGAGATTGTCCGGGGTGGTGGGCCCTCCGGCCCGGGGGTCGTCGTGGTTGAAGGGGACGACGTGGTCCAGGTCGCATTGGTCGGCGGCGCGGGTGCAGCCGGGGAAGCGGCAGGTCGCGTCGCGGGCGGTGACGTGGCGGGCGACCTCGGCGGTGGGCCGGTAGGAGGTGGGGTCGGTCCTGACGAGACGTCCGGTGGCGGGTTCGACCAGGAGCCGTCGCCAGATGCTGCCGGGCGCAGTCGCCAGCGCGCGGGCCTGGGCTGCGGTGACCGGCCCGTAGCCCTTGAGGTCGGCCGGGTCCTGGCCGGTGCCGATCAGGGTGTCGTACGGGACGGTGACCGACACCGTCGTCACCGGGGAAGTTGTCCCGGATTCGTGGACAAGTTCGCCGGGCCGCGTGACGAGGTCGACCAGGGCATCGGCACGACGCTGGCGCAGTGTGCGGCCGTCGTCGCTGCGGCGGGCGTGGGTGTCGACGGCGGCGTCGACGCGCAGGGCGTCGACGGCCGTCAGCAGCGCGCCGTACCAGGCCATGCCGTCCGGACGGGGCTGCAGGGCGGTGTGCCGGTCCTCGCCGGCCCGCCGGTGGCGCTCCTCGGCGCCGACGGGGTCGGCCTTGATCACAGCGCGGGCGATGGCCTTGCGGGCCGCACCGACGGTCTGCTGCGGGAACCGGTCGACGGTCAGCTCCTCCACCCTCGTCGCGACCGGGTCGTCGAGGTTGGCGGTGAGCTCGGACAGGACCTTGGCGTGCATGAGCTGGATCCGCCCCTGCGCCAGCAGCGCGACCGTGCGCGGGAACCGGCTCACGATCGCCCGCGCCTCCACCAACCGGCCCCGCGCCGTGTCCGGCGACACCCTCAGGGCGCACGCGACCTGCTCCCCGGTCTCCAGGAAGTCCACCAACGCGTCCGGCTGCCCCGGAATGCACTCCAGCGGCTGTGCCTCCAGCCCGGCCAGCAGTTCCAACTCGATGGCCTGCAGCCAGCGAAGGTGTCGCTCCACCGCCACCAGGGCGTCGACCCGGCCCGCCGCCGACAGCACCGCGCCCGCCAGCCCTGCCAGCCCTGCCAGCCGCGCCGCGCTGTCCGCACCGGGCACGCACCGCGCCAACTCCGCCACCACCACGTCATCCACGACCAACACCCCCAGACTGTTCCGTACACCCCTCATCCTCACTGCCGCCACTGACAATTCCGGCCCCCGAAGAGGGGTCCGACCGGAATTCAGCGACGCGAACGGTAGTGCAGCCACCTCCCGTGCGCCCCCATGATCCGCCCCCTCCCCTATTTCGAACCTGTCCTGATTTCCGGGACAGATCCCGGCCCGTCGCGAGGCCGGTCGACACGTCGGTCGGCACGTCGGTCGGCGGGCCGAGGTCCATGATCGCGGCGAGGAGGAGGACGGTCGGGACCGGCCAGGACCGACCTCGGGCGCCGGGGGGTCAGTTGGAGCGCAGCGCGGGGTGGTCGGCGACGACCGTGCAGGAGCCGGGGGCGATCTCGGTGAAGCCGGCGTCGCGGACCGTGGGCAGGCCGGAGCCGGTCAGCACGGACCAGCGCTCGGGGCTGGCAGTGCGCACGGCGAGGGCGAAGCCGGAGTCGCGCCACGCCGCGCGGTCCGCGTCGGACAGGGCCCACCAGGCCAGTTGCGCGCCGTGACCGGCCTGGGCCATGGACTTGCCGGTCGACATCGGGACGTCCGGGTTGAACCAGAGCACCGGCAGCAGCGCGTCCGCGGCGGTCGGCGGCTCCGGGTCGTCCAGCTCGGTGCCCGAGACCTGGAGCTTGACCAGCTCCTTGGGCCAGCCGTCCAGTGGCACCGGTGGGAACACCCGGACCTCGGCCGACTTGCCGGTGAGCGTCAGCCCAGGCAGCTCGGAGGCCCGCCGCCACTCGGAGCCGCGGGCCCGCCGCACGACCTTCCGGATCCTGGCGTCCTGCCAGGCGTGCACGCGCTCGGCCCACTCGCCGTCCGGCTCGGTGGCGCGGGGGTCGGAGAGCAGCGTGAGCACGGCTCGGGCCGCGGTCTCCAACGCGTCGGTGTGCGCGGGCGGATCGTCACGCTCGATCCGGACGACGAGCGGGAGCACGTACTGGGGCGCGGCGTCGCGGTCGTCGGACTGGTCGGCGAAGGGGCTGCTGCTGGTCATCGGGCCAGTCTCGCAGCCCGCCCGGGGGTGTTCGCTACCCTGGTACCCATCGCCGCACGTCAGGAGCTCGTCACCATGGTCACCACCGCAATCGCCCAGCCCGTTTTCCGCACCGCCGGGGCCGAGGATGTGCCTGCGCTGGTGGCACTGATCGAGTCGGCGTACCGCGGTGACTCCAGCCGCGCGGGGTGGACCACCGAGGCGCACCTGCTGGACGGGCGGCGCACGGATCCCGAGGGCGTCAGCGCGGTGATCGGCGCCGAGCACAGCCGGATGCTCGTGGCCGAGGCGGACGGCGAGATCCTCGGCTGCTGCCAGCTGGAGAGCCGCGACGGCCACGCCTACTTCGGCATGTTCGCCGTGCGTCCCACTCTCCAGGGCGGCGGTCTGGGCCGACAGGTCCTGGCCGAGGCCGAGCGTCTGGCGCGCGAGGAGTGGGGCGCGGACGAGCTGCACCTGACCGTGATCACGGCCCGGGAGGACCTGATCGCCTGGTACCTGCGCCGCGGCTTCGCCCGCACCGGGCGCAGGAGCGCGTTCCCCTACGGCGAGGAGCGCTTCGGCCGGCCCAAGCGCGACGACCTGGAGTTCGAGCTGCTGGTGAAGGAACTGCCCCAGGGCGCCTCCGCCAGGACCGAGGACAGGGCGTCGAGGGCGGACGGGTAGTCGAGGTCGGACGGGGCGGCGAAGCCGATCAGCTTGGAGTTCGCCGAGACCGCGGACGGACGGGCCGTGACGGGTGCAGTCCGACATCGACTCCGCTTCGCCGGGGCCGTCCGCAGGCAGGGTGACCAGGGCGTGCAGACCGGCCGGGACGCCGTGGGCGGTGAGGGCCGGTGCCGTCGGCGCGCAGCACGTCGCTGAGCAGACCGACGGACTGGTAGTAGCCCGAGGTGATCACGATGCGGTGCGGGGTGGTGAGCACCCACGGGTGCGCCCGAGGTAGTCGGCGAGCGCCGTGCGCAGCTAGATCCGGCCCTGCGGGTCTCCGGCGCCGAAGTCCTCGGGGCGGGCGCGGGTGAGCACCCGCCGGGTGGCTGCGAGCCAGGCGCGGGTGGGAAAGGCGCTGACGTCGGGGAGTCCGGGCCGCAGGTCGTGGACCGGCCGTGCCGCTGCCGGTCCGGGGGGCGCGGGAGCCGGGGCGAGCGGCGGCGCCTCGGCGACGGAGGTGCCCGATCCGGGACGTGCGGTCAGGTGGCCCTCCTCGACGAGTTGGTCGTAGGCGGCGGTGACGGTGCCCCGCGAGAGCCCGAGCTCCTGGGCGAGGCCGCGGGTGGACGGCAGGAGCGTTCCGGCGGCCAGGCGTCCGTCCCTGATCGCCGCACGCAGCGCGGACTCCAGGCCGGCCCGCCGCCCGCTCGCCGCGGTCAGGTCGACATGGAGGTCCAACCGGGAACTGGACCAATGATTCGACATGGGACTGGATCTTATTCCGTGGTCCGGATGCCGCCTAGGTTGATGGCCAGGGCCTCGGCCCGACAACGAAGGAGACCCGGCGGAGAAGGAGACCCAGCGGTGATCGTGATCGCCCACCTCAGCGACATCCACATCGGCGACGGCCACGGCGACCACGCGCAGCGCAGCGTCGAGCGCACCCGGGCGGTCATGGACTACCTGGAGGACCTCCCGTTCGATCTGGACACGGTCCTGGTGACCGGGGA
The Streptacidiphilus albus JL83 genome window above contains:
- a CDS encoding FdhF/YdeP family oxidoreductase: MNASDDAQQDPVEPGIGAAPEQPPQFSPYHHPAAGWGAAASVTKVLVGERELLDGPRAILRMNHENGGFDCPGCAWPDDLKGLHLDICENGIKHVTWEMTRKRVDRAFFAAHTVTELMEWSDFALEDQGRLTEPMVYDAATDHYVPISWPDAFALVGRTLRELDDPNQAAYYTSGRLGNEATFLYQLMARELGTNNLPDCSNMCHEASGRALTASIGTGKGTADLKDWEATDALFIMGVNAASNAPRMLTALAEAYRRGAQIVHVNPLVEAAATRTIVPHELVDMALFKATRTSTLNLQVRIGGDMALLRGMAKALLEQAPADPKALDLQFIERHTTGFEKYRAVCEADSWEEIERQSGLSRRDILRAARVYREADRSIISWCLGVTQHEHGVDTVREIVNLLLLRGNLGREGAGPSPVRGHSNVQGNRSCGIDHRPGAAFLDRLAEVCRIDPPREHGKDTVNTIKAMHDGSIKVFIGMGGNFALAAPDTPYTYAGLRSCELTVHVSTKLNRSHIVHGRQALILPCLGRTEKDQQRGGLQNTSVEDSMSMVHLSRGMKRPGSPQLLSEPAIIAGMARAALPDSATPWEWYVEDYDRIRDTMAEVLDGFEDFNRRVRLPLGFRIRQPARELVFLTPSGRAEFSCAPLPDVVPAPGTLALGTMRSHDQWNTTIYSDNDRYRGIKNLRTLVFLNREDMRERGIGEFDPVDVTSTARDGSTRSLHGYLAVPYDIPRGCAAGYMPEMNVLCAIGDYSTQSDQPIMKHLKVTVERAG
- a CDS encoding HNH endonuclease signature motif containing protein codes for the protein MLVVDDVVVAELARCVPGADSAARLAGLAGLAGAVLSAAGRVDALVAVERHLRWLQAIELELLAGLEAQPLECIPGQPDALVDFLETGEQVACALRVSPDTARGRLVEARAIVSRFPRTVALLAQGRIQLMHAKVLSELTANLDDPVATRVEELTVDRFPQQTVGAARKAIARAVIKADPVGAEERHRRAGEDRHTALQPRPDGMAWYGALLTAVDALRVDAAVDTHARRSDDGRTLRQRRADALVDLVTRPGELVHESGTTSPVTTVSVTVPYDTLIGTGQDPADLKGYGPVTAAQARALATAPGSIWRRLLVEPATGRLVRTDPTSYRPTAEVARHVTARDATCRFPGCTRAADQCDLDHVVPFNHDDPRAGGPTTPDNLIALCRRHHLLKHRARWRVRHDPATHDVHWTSPTRHHYTSSLSAAGH
- a CDS encoding peptidyl-tRNA hydrolase produces the protein MTSSSPFADQSDDRDAAPQYVLPLVVRIERDDPPAHTDALETAARAVLTLLSDPRATEPDGEWAERVHAWQDARIRKVVRRARGSEWRRASELPGLTLTGKSAEVRVFPPVPLDGWPKELVKLQVSGTELDDPEPPTAADALLPVLWFNPDVPMSTGKSMAQAGHGAQLAWWALSDADRAAWRDSGFALAVRTASPERWSVLTGSGLPTVRDAGFTEIAPGSCTVVADHPALRSN
- a CDS encoding GNAT family N-acetyltransferase, producing MVTTAIAQPVFRTAGAEDVPALVALIESAYRGDSSRAGWTTEAHLLDGRRTDPEGVSAVIGAEHSRMLVAEADGEILGCCQLESRDGHAYFGMFAVRPTLQGGGLGRQVLAEAERLAREEWGADELHLTVITAREDLIAWYLRRGFARTGRRSAFPYGEERFGRPKRDDLEFELLVKELPQGASARTEDRASRADG
- a CDS encoding GntR family transcriptional regulator; amino-acid sequence: MSNHWSSSRLDLHVDLTAASGRRAGLESALRAAIRDGRLAAGTLLPSTRGLAQELGLSRGTVTAAYDQLVEEGHLTARPGSGTSVAEAPPLAPAPAPPGPAAARPVHDLRPGLPDVSAFPTRAWLAATRRVLTRARPEDFGAGDPQGRI